Below is a genomic region from Hyphomicrobium nitrativorans NL23.
AAAGCCGGCCGGGAGCTTGCCGCCAACGCGCGCCGCTTGGCGGCGGGCGGCCCGATCCGCCCCGACAGACGGGGGCTCAATGAGTGCTCGTGTGGAGCCATGGCCGACGCCGAGTTTCAGTGCGGGCATGTCGCGAGTCAAGCGGCGGCGCGGATAACGGGTACGGCGGCGGCTGTCCGCTGCACTGAAAATCCCCGGTGCGCAAACACCGGGGATCATCGAACTCACCTTCCGCATAGACGACCGGCGCCTTAGTCGGTCGCGTCATCCGTCGGGATGCGGGCGGCGGGATCGGAGCCGGCCGCCGGGTCAGACGGATTGGCGACGCCCGGTCCGGGTTGCACGTTCTCATGCGTATTGGGATCGGCCGGAATGCCTGCGGGCGACTCCAGACCTGCCTCGCCCGTTCCCATGCCCTCAACCGCAGACGGCTCAGAGCCCGGCGGTGAGGTCGGAACGCGGGCAGCCGGATCGGAGCCAGCGGCCGGGTCCGACGGATTGGCAGCGCCCGGTCCCGGCTGCACGTTCTCTTGCGTGTTCGGATCCGCGGGAATGCCCGCAGGGCTGTCGGACTGCGCAAGCGCGGTCGACGAACCGAGAGCAAAGGTGAGGGCCGCGAGAAGAGATGTGGCTTTGGTCATGAAGCATCCGTCCTTTTGTTGGTTTTTGACGTACGTGCCTCCCCTGCTCGAAAAACTCCCCCGCAGCTGTGGAGTTCCCCCGCGCCCGATCCGCCGCACCTGGAGCGGCAGATTGGGTCCTAAGCGACCATGATAGCGATCGTGCGCGTGCAATCGACGTCACGCAATGCGCGCCGTGCGATGCCTCGCCGTTATGCAGGTCAGACAACGATACGAGCGGTGCTACTCGGAGCCTGTCTCGGCCGCGGTGGCGACCTCAGAAACGGCTCCTGCCGCGATCTGAGGCGGGCGATGCGTGCCAAGGAAACCGTCAGCGAACGCGCCCCATACGTTCCAGCCCGCGCGGTCGTTGGCGATGTCGTGCCCCTCCGCGCCATAGGGTGGAACAATGTGAAGCTCGGCTTCCGCACCGGCTCCGCGCCAAGCTTCAACCATCGCGGTCGCAAGCTTGGGGCCGAAGTAGGAGTCGTTCTCCGCATACAGCCACAGGCTCGGGACCCGCGCGGTGCTGCCGTAAGCGGCGGCAGCTTCGATCAAACGGCTTTCGGCGCAGACGGCGTTGCGAGACCCGCCGGCATGGCCGCCACGGCCGCCCGCGATGTTGATCACCCCGGCCACGTTCTCGGGATTGCGGGCCGCCAGCGCCAGCGCTGCCCAGCCGCCCGTCGAAATGCCGACAACAATGGTCTCACGCGGGGCAACGAACGGCTTCTGTGACAGGAAATCAACCGCCGCCTCGATGTCGTCGGCCGCGATCGCGCCTGATCGCGCGTGATCCGGATCGGCGCAATTGCCAACCGCTTCGACGAGAGGCCCGCCTGTCGCGCCGTGCCCGCGGCGCTGCGGCAGCGCGAC
It encodes:
- a CDS encoding alpha/beta hydrolase family protein; the encoded protein is MREQLWVLPSGEPGHALRATVFRPDDAPGAKPAPRPLVVINHGTSAATRLSVAMPVYYWLSKWFVDRGYVVALPQRRGHGATGGPLVEAVGNCADPDHARSGAIAADDIEAAVDFLSQKPFVAPRETIVVGISTGGWAALALAARNPENVAGVINIAGGRGGHAGGSRNAVCAESRLIEAAAAYGSTARVPSLWLYAENDSYFGPKLATAMVEAWRGAGAEAELHIVPPYGAEGHDIANDRAGWNVWGAFADGFLGTHRPPQIAAGAVSEVATAAETGSE